Genomic DNA from Paramisgurnus dabryanus chromosome 11, PD_genome_1.1, whole genome shotgun sequence:
TTTTTATGTGGCTTGTCTTTACTCTCTCCTCCAATCATGGGTTGCTCCACTGATTCGCCACACCTGTTGCTCGTTCCTCATGATTTTCGTCGTCAGGGAGACCAGGAAGTAGACTGGTGTCTTTAAAATCgggtccgggcggaaaccatcttcaACGGAACCTTTCTCCGCCACTTTTGGTTCCCGCCCTACCATAGTCACCTGGTGACACGGGGATTAAACTCAGGTCCCTGCGCTGTTGAACTATTTGAGAGCACTGACCACTAGGCTATCATTATCATTTTCAACAAAGGTCCAAAAAAATTTCAAGCTGTGATTTGATCGAAAAATGATAGCTTTTAATTTAGTTGCTGCATGAAAGTATTTAGTTCATAAGGACTTCCCAGCCTTTTATATGGTTTTGTTTATGCAACAGAACTACAATTtttagtcagtagtaaattcttAACATTTCTATCATAAATCACCGCTCTCTCTCTGTAACTTTGATCGACTTTGAACCTCTAGGGCTGCTCAAGAATAGCATGCACCCGCTATTTTCTTGACTTCTTGAGCCTCGTTCAAATTGGTAGGACTGCGTAAACCTCAACTAACCGTTATGGAACTGATTTAAGCGGTACTTTCCAAGCGAGTTTTATGGAACAGCCCTCAGATTCGAAACGTTTATCAAAACATATACAGAAttttaaataagtaaataatgttTGGCTTCATTTTTTTCCATAAATTGGAAAATTctcgcggtattgcagattaacataaaaattcacaggaacacattttttatgcaaatgttttctcttagttgacaagataactcgtcaatggcggggaaagagttaaactctgtgtatgttttgatcatcattttgaatctgatctctaacgaaattcctttaaaaaaatgcaattatttcagctttttaagCTGAAAGAAACCTAACCATATTTAAGaagttataaaaagagaacaaataaagataggatgtaaaaaaattctggtttgtttgtttgaaaacagatgGTCTGTcctttgatatatttgtatgtatatttatagaaaaaaattttccaggaaggcattttgtgaaacctttgtgaaaatcacaaaaaaatggaggcgggcaactttaaaaaaaaaaaaaggctggtgggGAATAAGTTAAAAACATTCcaatgaataaatgttttttgaagaaGAATATTATGCTTTTCTCTGTGTACACATATCCATACAGGTACAATTTCCCCAGGTAAGGTGCAAACTAGTATCTGTGCAGTTGGTTGAAGAACTTTGCTTTTTGATTATCTGCATTTTGTTTCACTTTTGGTTTGTCATTTTGTTTGATGTGAATGAGCATCCTCTAGATGTGGAGAAACATTTATGAGGTGATCATAATCATTCAACtcgcacaaaaaaaaattacaatagtGAATTATATCTcatatttattttctgttttgcaTATGTGTTTGCTTAACATTGTGGAAAATAATTGTGATCCTGAGCAATAGAGCAACTACTAATGCCAATTTAAAAAAGATGTATTACAGTCATAAATAAATCTGTGCCGGATAACAACATACTCCCTTTAATCTTAGAATAAGCACTACTATTTACTTAACACATTAATCGAAAAAGAGCTTACTAAAATGTCTAATAACTAATTTATCtatgaaatatataaataatttcaCATAATCACTAAAAGCATTAGCAGTTTGCTTGTGAAAGATTTTTGCACTTCAACTTCTACTAATAGTTTGTGTGTAATTCTGAATAGATGTTTGAAAGTATGCagcagtgtttttctttggttgAAATAACATGATGTAAGATTTTGGTATGAAATAGCTGAAGAGAATTCCATATATACTGCTTATTTGGGCAAGTGCGTTCAAAAGCAGGACGTATTTGCTTTTGAAGCTGAGATATATTGTGAAATAAATAATCCAGCTCAGATAGTACATAAGCAGACTGAAAGTTATTGATTTGGCCTCATTGTAACTTTTTGGCAAATCTCTTCCCATGTAAGAAAATGAGATGCACAGGAAACCAAGAAACCAACTTATGAACAAAGCTATGCTGATGGTTACAGTGTTTCTCCTTTCACAAATGAGCATAATTTGGTCATTAAAAGTAATTGAGTCCCTGATGGGATCATCAGGTGAGACAGTTGCCCATAATACACaagaaattaaatgaataaaagaAGAAGACATAATGAAGAGCCACTGGCCATTGTGCTTTACCCACAAGCTGTGTAATTTAGGGAACTCTGCAGCCATTTTGAAGACACAAACGATTTGAAAGGAACGAACGGTCAAACAAGAGAGACAGATAGTgaagaaaaatgtaaatataaaatttcTCAAGACACAATGTACAGATGTGGGTTGTCCAAAGAAAAAGAACACACTTATGCTCGACATtgttaaacatgctaacattaAGAAACACATGTTGCCACCAGCAGATCTCACCACTGGTGTGTTGTAATTGTAGGCAAAAAGACAAAAGATGAAAATGAGCAGAGCAATGAGGCAAACAGTAGAAAATATGACAAGAATGGAGGCAATGTCTGTAAACTGTAGATAGACAACAGTACGTGTCTTACAGGTTGTGCTGCCCTCATCAGACCATTCACTCTCTGCACATGGAAAACAGGTATAAGGGTCTCctgaaaaataaacaacaacaagaaaAGAGTGTGGAAATTTAGTAATTTAGCCAAAATCAGTTCTCTGACCTACTGCAGGGGAGTCACTAGGCCCTTTTTAGGGGGGCTTCACTGCCTTTTTGGCTTTATCTAACAAGGAAaagcagagagagacagacgcaGCGAGATGCTgcaaaatcacagaaatattcGCAAAGAAGGGAGCAGGTCAGTCAATTTACCATTAAAAGCACACATCTATATATTGCTGATTAAcgttacatgttttaaagtcaGGTGCTGGCGTGATGCATTGCTTTATGTACAGTTGTTGTTCTGAACGCATCACGCAGATAATTTCATGCAGCGAAACAAACACCAGGTGATTGTGAAGTTTATCTTTTTATAAAACTGGATCAAAAGTGCAAATCAAGCTTTTTATGGCCATTTCACCTTATATTTGCAGTTcttttaaataactttttttaaatctaataatataagtaaagtatacattattaaatatgtttgtttcatttaaaatattaatatttcaacatttgaactccttcattttaaaaagtgtatgCCACCTGTGTATTTGTCTGTGGTATGGTAGTATACATTGTGTATTCCTAGTAAGTTTTTGAGGGTTCACCAACTACAGTATAGACATAGGGgctgtttcccagacagggcttaggTCTAGTTCAAGACTAAAATGCCTGTTTGAGTTTTAGTTCTTAACTAAAAGTAGCTTgcactaacatatcttaaaatacatcagtcacactgttttgtctcaagatgaaCACCCACGCCCGCCGACGGGGGGGACAAACGGGTCTGTTGGGGGGGGGGCAGAACTATGgaaggtttttttggtcttttttaaattaattaattaaattataaaataattaattaaattataaaataaaaaataaaatcgcaaaatatgtcccaaatttgaaaattaaatgctaaaataaaaattaaaacattatattaaattatttcattttcatttttaatgtgatgaagcatcattctggccaaattaaaaaagaaaattaaatagatgatttgacatttcattttcaatataatcttgagtcaagactgacaatattaaaataaaaaggcaagcttgaaaaggaatctgtaaatacatttttaaaagggtttTTATTCATACCCAAGCAATAattgggacaaaattaaaatgtaaagttcagttttaattttatgttctctttaaatgatttgttttcattttctttttcgttttcattttcattttcaacttgtatgcaaatttaatgttaatcagtgggtggcgTTTATTTACTTGCTcaaaaaaggggattggctaACACTGCGTTGCCAACTCAGCGACTGTGTTGCTAAAATAGCgactttattgctacatctagcgacttttaggcccatttagacaaacttagcgaatgtttggatgaatcttagcttcacatctgtacagataggctactgtgtcgcttgtactggcccacgagtgccgggtggccctgtcccggtgaaatgtgtgtctggtgtctctgtgcatgaagctgggcagtgtaggagctgacgcgtggatgaGATTCGCGTTCATTGTTAAATTACATTTGaaaggaggaacaaacaataaaaagtggctggtccgctgttatatatgtgcgtattttcacacatctgatccggtgaggcgtcagccattctcatcaaatgcatacacatagcacagtgtgattatcgtgcaatacataattATGCCAAAATCCGTGAAGGACTGGAGTATCATATGCTCGCAAAATTGGCGTATATATAGCactataatcacactgcgtgttatttgtatgcatttcatgaAAATGGACATACAGTGACCAGTCACTTACTTTTGCAGCGGGCACACTGGCAGAGCAGACCTTCAGCCTTTCTGGCATATTTGTAAGTGGTCCTCATTTGTAACGCTGATTTGTGAGTAGGGCTGTGACCGTACGGGATTTTATTTTACCGTGGTGAAGAAGCAACAGAATCACGCGGTTAGACTGTTAGCACAACAACCCACCccatattattaaaacaacaaattatattatcaataacaatgtgaaataatatgtatttctatatgttaacttttgttttttatatcttttgaatatACTATGATTTATAGACCTTTTATGTCATCGTTTATAACccattttatacaatacatttcatagaATAACAACCTGAAAACCTGCAGAAAGAACATGCAGAGTTTAAGATTGTTTCTGATGAGTTGTGCAAAACCTGATTCCTATTTCTTTAGACATTCATTTTCGGTAAACTCTCCGTGAATAGAAACACACTTCTCCACCAAACATGTTGAAACTCttaataatttattgtacaaaaaatgggttacaaataatgacaaaaactgttccataattgatattaaactcaaaagatatcgaaaataaatattatttaatgttattattgttagtatgtttaataGGATTTTCTCAAAGTGGATACAAAACGAAATCGACAATTGCATCATTACgtaaataactgcgcaaaactTATGGATACTCCAATCATTGCTTTCAGAAATTCGCTTACAGTAGCTCCAGATATAAGCACAGCATTCAACCAAATAACGAGTTGTGCTGTCAGTATACGCGCTCCTGCCTTCATAACGATAGTTGTCATGTTTgcccattatagttttaaattattattatatcattATCATCACCAGCACAGTGCTTCTCCTTGAATGAGAAAGCTTAATATGCGCGTGGCTCGGACTCCTTGCACATGAACTTTCATGGGCATGGCtctgacatttttgttattcgcgcaggggtttaaaaccaggGAGTGAGTTGGTACAGTTCAAGAAATCAGAGCACTTGGGCATGACGCGCTTTATAAGGTTGCGGCTGTGACATCACCGCAGCTGGCATCTTATTACAGCAGTGATGCAGTATTACCGTGATATCGTCACAGCCCTTATGTGCGTATCTCGTCTTCCACGCTTCAGCTATGGTCAGAAGAACTGTATGTTGTGTCCAGTGCAGTGTACACAGAAGACTCCGAGAGACTCGCATTTCACAGAGGACGCAAGTTCTGATATTTTTACAGACAACACATAGGCTAAATAAACagataatgttcatttaaaagtaAGTGACTGGTCGGTGTATCAGCTCGTTAAACTGACGCCTCACCGGAccagatgtgtgaaaatacgcacATATATAACAGTGGACCAGacactttttattgtttgttcctcctttgaaatgtaaacaatgttagCGAATCCCATCCACGCGTCAGCTCCTACACTGCCCAGCTCCATGCACAGAGACaccagacgcacatttcaccgggacagcgccacccggcactcatgggccagtacaagcgacacagtagtctatctgtacagatgtgaagctaagattcatccaaacattcgctaagtttgtctaaatgggcctaaaattcgctagatgtagcaataaagtcgctattttagcaacacagtcgctgagttggcaacgctgcttcagccaatcccctttttttaagcaagtaaaCGCCACCcattgattaacattgaatttgcatacaagttgaaaatgaaaacgaaaaagaaaatgaaaacaaataatttaaagagaacataaaattaaaactgaactttacattttaattgtgtccctattattgcttgggcatgaataaaaagccttttaaaaaatgtatttacagattccttttcaagcttgcctttttattttaatattgtcagtcttgactcaagattatattgaaaatgaaatgtcaaatcatcaatttaatttaattttttaatttggccggaatgatgcttcatcacgttaaaaatgaaaatgaaataatgttttaatttttattttagcatttaattttcaaatttgggacatattttgcaattttatttttattttatattttaattaattaatttataatttaattaattaatttaaaaaagaccaaaaaaacattCCATACGAACTGGAACCTACGGaataattgttaaaaaaaaaagaaagtacgCTCAAAATGTCTGGTCAGACTCAGCACAAGTCCGGTTctcagaaaagaaaagaaaaaatataggCCTTATAGAGGAAATTAGAATTCCTAATTCTCCCCATTAGGAATCTGTGACCGCAGATATAGTCACACGCGTGTGTTTGTGAGTAGAAGTCTGTGCTGTTTGCTGTGAGGTTTTTATGAGAGAAAGCACaaactatttaatatttaatatgtaaaacttgaatttgaaataaaacttaccgcgGAGAAGTTAATGAGCTCTATCGTCTCTATTGCTAAGTGACGggacaattatttattatttcaaatccgtttacaagataaatatacattgtgttgttaaacagaTGAAATTATCTTGATAAAGGCTGCATTCATTATGagaagccttttctttttactgttacactgcagacagtaatatatgtattttatataaaactctatggtcgtgacagcacattatccattatctgttggttcatgttggtccagtttaattcggggtaatcctttaataaaatgtaattataaaatattttattgttttgtaatattcacagcgcacattctctcagatcatttaaaaacatttttaattattctgcaaaattctgcatagattttgcaaaaggaATCCGCAGACATAGCaaaaaataactccttacacAGATTCCTTAGCTGTACTactcttgcagcaattaaagcagttcagatttgttttaaatggcaaaatagttatatttatttttttatttacattttagagtatttttgtttgttaaagttttttttatgataaccaAAAAGCGGTTAGCAGCCGACAGCAAGTTGACGACATcaactatataaaatatatattttcagcatatcacagtgttagtttaaacgtttattatcaacacacactatttttaaaaagcggaggcaggttgctctgctgctcgcagctgcaacgggtgcaggaataaaaaatgaaaagggctatagctacaaaacgaaacgaaataaacatgaaacggAATAAACTAATAATCTATGCAAATCACTGCAGTAAAAGTTGAACTGGATGTTGTTAGAGTTCCTCACTGGTGTGTCTGTAACTTTTAAGAGCTGTCATCCAGCGTTGCGTTGAGCCCTGACATGTCATTTGATCTGTTTCTCTTAAGTTTAAGCAGTGAACGTGTTGTTTTTTacagatcatttaaatgtgctcGTGTGATTTGGTCAAAAAGTAAACTTCTAAGTGTTTGTGGAAGTGTAATTTATTGTAACATGCTGAAAATCATTGTGCCTGTTTAAAACACTGGCAGCATGAGacctaaaagtctttatttttatttcacaatgttccccatctgctgataattaaacatgtatttagtatgCATAAAACATATGATTGACTTTTTAAACTTGTTCAAATATATAATGCTGAATATCTCTTACTAACTTCTTTTGTGAGAGAATGCAATACCTtccgtgtgtctcaatcagctcccttgttcagtagtcagggcactgatcagggagtcggccattttaagggctgtctcaatcgcaaaatccgttcagtgcactggaacgttcgttccctaaaaattcccacaatgcaacgcaaaaaccagtgagcatcgatgttccctatgttccctaaccggaaatcacgtgaccttttctgaCGCTCGCCACCCGAACATCACGTGatccaactcaataaactttatgaaatgtaacagaacttttataaagacaaacgtttgttttagttgtaaatataaacacacattgctacacagtaagggaccacaatctactcaatatttaaaataataatatttatttaaaattgtaaatatatttattacatttaaaatgtaattatatgcctccaattttatgcacagatatgtaagagaataatgacagcattttccacaatgtactgttttttaaaattaagtcagagagatgttggttttaccggttgttgatgagtaacagctgtgaataatcacaacgcgcttaagcagccacgtgacagaaaaataagtgaacattgtcccaatgtgaagtgagctagggtccttaccagtgcccgaacctgtgtacacgatatactgattcacgacctcgggagctagggaacgaattgagacacacggCTTGTCTACAGCGCGATCGCTTGAGACTCCTCCCACCTGAGCAGCTCATttgaatttaaagggatacacacAAAATGGTGCATTTTTGATCAGACCCATAAAGTGACTATTTAAACATGCCACAATAAATtacctatatggtattttgagctaaaacttcacatatgtactctggggacatttATTTGAATATCTTAAAAACATCttatggaatgtcccctttaagagaaCTAAATGCATGATGCACCACTGATGATTTTTTCTAGTAAGACATCGGCAACAAGAAGTCAGTGATTTGTTTGCAAGTCAGTCTGAGACATTTTTTAGTCGAGACTGTGATAAAGAAACCGTGTGGACATGATGcacaaaaatgttaaacattGGCATGAAAAGTGAACAAAAACTTTTCACACTCAGTAATATAAGCTTTTTAATTTGTACAAGTGTGAGTTTGTATATGCCAGAATTCCCTCAAGACAATAAATGATGATGGGGAAATTCTTCACAGGTTTGAATACTAATTCAGTTACGTAAAATTTCTGAGCATGTGCAACAACAATTCTGTTTGGATATCTGAGGGATAAACAATATGAGAcactaatttatttttaaataatcctCATCCAGACTTTACCAAACACCAACTATGGAAATCAAATCAAGCCACATCTATACTATTGTGGATGCTGTGACTAAAAAGTTGTATCACAAAAATACTTACGAGAATAGTCAACATAAGTGTTTTGTGGGCATTTTTTACACCGAAAACAGCAACTATGCAATCCCTCATGTTCCCTTGAATATCCCTCCATACACTCAACAGAGCAGTTTGAGAAAGGAACCTATAACAAGAAAATAGTGGTAAATAATTTATTGACAATTGAATCTAGACAGCTAAAATGTTGCTTACTATGACAAATAACTCACAGAAGTGTTGTTACGCCAGGGCATGAGAGAGTTATTGATGGTTAAAATAGTTTCTGGATATGTGTCATAAGTGCCCACCATCTCAATCCATGAATGATTTGTTTCAGTGTGCCAGAGCGCTACGGCGTAACTGATGGTTGGATTACCATTAACATCAAATTTCACCTGACGTCCATTGAGTGGAAAATCTAACTTCTTCAGTTCTCCTAGAAGCTGTTTTAATGTGcagtaaaattttaatttttccaaaattatagattatattatataaatagatatttttctttatcaGGATAATTACAATTCACTCACCATATATGGCTTTACTGCTAGATTTTTGCGGCATTCATTCAGATTGCACTGCAGAACTGTATGTAATGCATGAGCTATGGAATATATGGCAGCGTAGATGTTAAAGGAGTATGTGGgattttcatttataatttcCACTGCGGACACAAATGCACCTTCCTTACATTCCTGATTGCATATCTTATTTGGGACTTCAACATCaccattattatgtttattaGTTGCTTTCATTTTATAAACAAACTGATCAAATCCAGGCAATGACGTGATTCTCTCTGTAATGCCAATAATTGTTCCAACCTTCTCAATTCCCGGCTCTTTTAGAAGCTGCTGATTCATAGACCACGGATGACTAGAAATCCAAACTTTGTCTCTGATGTTATTTGCTATGGCAGCTTTCATTACGCTTTCTGCATAAAGCGGCACAGTGAAAACcacaatgacattaatgtttagCATGTTGATATTTTTAAGCGTTTGATTGTAGTTTCCCTGTATTTTAAGAAGCTCCTGATATGCCACACAAATACCAGTATTCTTAGTATACTTGTAAAAAAGGTTTAGGCCATCTTTACTGTAATCGTCTGCACCTCCAATAAAGGCAACCCAATTCCATCCAAACCACTGTATGATGTGAATAAGCATCTGTACCAAGTCTTTATTGCTGGGGATTGTTCTGAGTAAAGTTGGATAGCGAAGTTTATCACTAAACACAGAAGTTGCGGCCGCATATTGAACCTGtaaaagaaaaagcattttacttTATCTGCAACATTTCTGCTTTAACACCACGTTAATGTTAAGTGTTAGTAAAGAAGAGAAGAGTTATCAGCACTGTTGGAAATTATTGTGcgttttaatttttggcatATATCTTTGTCaagttttgatttaaaatttcTCAAATGTTCTTTTAAACCAGTTTCAACAAGCATAACAAATTGTACTGAATTGTTCAAAACTGTTCTTGTCTCAAGTCAGCAATAATCCACCAGTTCTTTCAGAAAGTACTTAAAATTATAAGTACTTTcaacttgaaatgttttttttgtgatacttaaaaaataattgacccaactatatatttcaaataaccTGGAATAACAAAGTTTAGTTGAAATATTAGCTACTTACTTTTTCAAGTTATCTGTACTAAAATTCAAGTTCATTCAACTCAGGCCcgagttgttttatttttgcattcatGCTTACAAATATAATGTTCAAACTTTtgagttaaataataatttaacctTATACCCATATGGGATTTAGAATGTTCAGTGACGTGACATTACTGCCAGATTCAAACCGTCTTTCGCGTTGGTTGGTGTCACGACGCGGGAGTGGAGGGAGGACACAAACGCAGAGTTCGGACAAATAAAtatcatttaataataaaacggGAACAACGCACGAGGAGTACAGGTAAGCAGAACACAGGAACATCAAAATGTGACACGGGAACAGACAGGGTGGTATTGACAATCATCCGGCACAGGCTGACGGAACAAAGGcgtataaatacaaacacaatcaAACAGGTGTGGTGTGTTGGCGTAATGAGTCCATGAGAGTCCAGGTGAAACGGATGAgtgcaaaacacaaaacatgtcaCGGAATAGCCGTGACATAACCCCTCCCTCTAgaagtggctaccagacactcacatgaaacacaaaaaacaaagtctggtagGGTGGATCCAGGGGAAGGATGGAGGGCTCGGGAACCCTGGTGaagccggcagccgccgggaCGAAACCTACGGGACGGTGGGCCGGAAtgcgccaggagaaccggagcgatcgctctgaggaccgaggcagacgaattacccccctcctgggaatcgTCGAAGATCAGATGCCCCCAGAAGTCACATCCTCATCCCCTCGCGGAACGGAGACCCTCACCGATGACCACCCCGGGGAAATAATCGGGCGTGGTCCTTTCCGGATCCCCTGGCGAGCAGGACGGTGGACCTCCGAGGAACAGTCGACGACGACTCAAACGCtgggggaccgcctgggccgatcctcctcccgcagGCCCGCAGGAGCGAGCAatcgctcacggtggtccccGAGTGACATCGGGGCTGATGGAATACGAACCCCGATGTCACCACTCCCCCTCGACGAAATTCTTGGGGGAGCCGCCCTCCACGAACTCGCTGCGTCCAATGTTGGCCAAATGATTCTGTCACGACGCGGGAGTGGAGGGAGGACACAAACGCAGAGTTCggacaaataaataacatttaataataaaacggGAACAACGCACGAGGAGTACAGGTAAGCAGAACAGGAACATCAAAATGTGACACGGGAACAGACAGGGTGGTAATGACAATCATCCGGCACAGGCTGACGGAACAAAGGcgtataaatacaaacacaatcaAACAGGTGTGGTGTGTTGGCGTAATTAGTCCATGAGAGTCCAGGTGAAACGGATGAgtgcaaaacacaaaacatgtcaCGGACTTGCCGTGACAGTTGGTGCTGGTCCAGACGGATGAGCTCAGCGCTGTCATATCAATGCAGTGTTTTCAACctcataatgtttattttaaatttcagacatttaaatacacataaGCACTGGTAAAACAAAAGCCTATAGTTTGTAAAAAACACCCTGATGTCTGTGGAAGCAGATAAATGATCTATTCAAATAagataataattataaataaatattattttcaaataataataatttgcagAAGTGTGTTATTCATATCAGGCAAACACAGTGGAAGCAACTATAAAGTTTACTCTACGTTATAAAGGTTATAATGATACCTGTTTGAAAGACGAGGATGCGCACCTGTCAAGCAGCTATTACACAACAGAGCGAGGACAGAGACCAACATGCTCTTAAACAGGAATTATT
This window encodes:
- the LOC135729948 gene encoding taste receptor type 1 member 1-like, with protein sequence MFSRQTFTKSGYQMFQVMRFAVEEINNSTTLLPNVTLGYEVFDHCSDTKNFPSVFSFISQNGLINPKEKLNNHQSKVIALTGPYGSTRALAVAPLVTMNYIPWVQYAAATSVFSDKLRYPTLLRTIPSNKDLVQMLIHIIQWFGWNWVAFIGGADDYSKDGLNLFYKYTKNTGICVAYQELLKIQGNYNQTLKNINMLNINVIVVFTVPLYAESVMKAAIANNIRDKVWISSHPWSMNQQLLKEPGIEKVGTIIGITERITSLPGFDQFVYKMKATNKHNNGDVEVPNKICNQECKEGAFVSAVEIINENPTYSFNIYAAIYSIAHALHTVLQCNLNECRKNLAVKPYMLLGELKKLDFPLNGRQVKFDVNGNPTISYAVALWHTETNHSWIEMVGTYDTYPETILTINNSLMPWRNNTSVPFSNCSVECMEGYSREHEGLHSCCFRCKKCPQNTYVDYSRDPYTCFPCAESEWSDEGSTTCKTRTVVYLQFTDIASILVIFSTVCLIALLIFIFCLFAYNYNTPVVRSAGGNMCFLMLACLTMSSISVFFFFGQPTSVHCVLRNFIFTFFFTICLSCLTVRSFQIVCVFKMAAEFPKLHSLWTRFIVLYRSLGDEGGVRRLGEENYWAISRVTVSLSSQEVPGPTKGRSVGEPWIDRKHGDRTTFHPSHEVVKARRLQSIYSPTKAALAWTGREKERTRCGVTPPQLAGSGEARRYIGVSSSQRALYGRRVVVVCRYIPPKPWVWAEPRREFAPARYPGYHNRRGS